A stretch of DNA from Triticum dicoccoides isolate Atlit2015 ecotype Zavitan chromosome 2A, WEW_v2.0, whole genome shotgun sequence:
AAACGTTTAGTAGTGTGTGTTTAAAAAATAAGTCTGTATTAGAAAATGTACACCGTACATTAAAAAAAGTTCACTGTATATGAAAAAAGTTCTATCAGTATTACACAATGGTCACAGTATTCTAAAAACTTCACAGAATATTAAATAAAATTTCAACGtgcaattcaaaaaagttcatattAATGTTTAGTACAAAAACTTAAATaaattgcaaaaaagaaaaaacaagaagAAATCGAATCCAGAAAATGAAAACAGAAACaataataaaaaagaaataaagaaacccataaagaaaataaaaataaaatataaaaccGATAAAAACTGAAACACAAGGACCActataaaaacaaaagaaaatgaagcAGATAACATAAGCGCGCAGCGAAGCCCCGAACCGGGCCAGCCTGCCCTCGCACCGGAGCAACCACTATCTGACGCCCACCGGCGCCAACTAAGATTTGCCCTTTTCTTCAACTGCCTCTGTTTCAAAATAATTGAATTTTCCGGATTTGTGCTAAGCCAAACTTGTTTAAGTTTGCCTAAGTCTGTCGAAAAACATACTAACTTAAAGAACACCAAATTAGTATTAGGAGATTCTTTATGAAATACATCTTCGTACTATGTGTATTTGGTTTGTACTGTAGATCTTAGCACGTCTTTTGTTTAGTTGATCAAACTTAAGCTAGTTTAACTTAGGAGAACTAGAACTTCAATTATTTTTAAATGAAGGGAGCCGTGGCTTATCTTCCTCTTTTTTCTATGAAATTTTTTCACCATCAACAATATTTAAGCATCAAATCCACGAAACTAAACCCCCGCAATTGATTACAAAAGTCACGATGATATTACTAAGCAACTTCTTTATCAAACAGTTTTGCTTTGTTTTCAAGGCACAATGAGTTCTTGATCAGATTCCTTGGCCTTAGTACAAGAAAACTACTATGATATTGAACCTCATACACTTATTTGAATTAGTTTTTTCCGCAAAAGAGAATTGATTTTTAAATAGGTTAACTACTTCATCGGaatctattttatttttattttagaaaaAAAAGGATTGATGTGTGAAGAAAGCTTTGGGAAACAGAAAGAAACTTTAGAAAATACTAAATTGAAATAAAAAAATTATTTTCGCCTTGGAAATAGCAGAGCCATGGAGTGATCAAGTCTGAGTCAAACTTTGAAATAATTATAGCCATATGATCAATATTTTTCTCATTTTGCAACTGCACAAATCTTTAAGTCGCATCGAGCGGTTCTGAGTTCTCGGTTCGGTTCTGACATAGAAATAGTCTTATTCATAGTTATGAGTGAAGTGGGATCAGCCACTTTTAAGCATGGTTTATACAAACGCATGACAGTGAAAAACAATGGACATCTTAAAACTCTTTCGATGGCGAGATTTGCCGTGCACTGCTCTGTTGGTTGGACATCATGGACCTGGTATGATGTTCAGAACCAGCATGCATTGTAAGGTAATTGGAGTCAACCTGAGTTGAACCGACCAAAGTAGAGATTGTCCGTTCATGGCCTTCTCATGTATCTCTCTGCTTTTCTTTTCCCTACAGGGCAGAAGCGCGATAATCTCGGTTTCGTGAGGTAAAATTCGATTTTGCGGTGTTTTCCTCTTATTATTCTGCAAGATGATTTTGACTTCGCGGTTTGGACACGAAGAAAAGATTATCCACTaatatgacaagtattttcggacggagaaaGTAGTTTTGGTACGTGGAAGATCCGTAGCAATCTTATATTGTGCGGGAAACTTGCATCAACTGCACCATGCCATCATTGTCTCATTTTCTGGACTCTTCCATGATTGGCACATACCTGTAGGGCCACTAGCATGTTTATGTCAAAACCAGGGCCGCTCAGATCGGATAGCACGACACGGTGCTCTCCAATATGGCTGTTTAAGAGCAATGAATATTTGTCCAAAAAAAAGAGCAATGAATGTCACGGCGTGTGGTGTAGGAAGAAACGCAAACTTTGTTCTATGGCGTTCCTACTGTACGCGCGCCAGCTTAGACAGGGGACGCATTCAGTGATGCAGATGCAGAGCCCATCCGAGCGTCCCTGGGCCCTGGCATAGGAGGACATGCACGCGCACGCACAGATCGCTCGACCCATGCAGCAGGCTTGCTTGTTTTCACACGCTGATCGACGCTCTGGAATGTACATGCGTGTGGGGTGCCTGGCCGCCTGCTCACGACGTGGTACGGGCGAGCATCAGCATGCGTGCGCTGCGCACGAGTGGTCACCATGAACGCATGCAGGCCGGACGTCACCACGGAGTACTTTCGCTGCATGCCAGCACGTCTGGCCCAGCCTCGTGCAGTCCGTCCGTccgtgcgcgcgcgcgcacacacacggaAGCGGTCGAAACAGAGCGTATCGACGCCACCGCCAGCAGATATCAGATCACCGGCCGGCCATGTCCACCCGTCCCAGCAGACCACGTCGGCACGCCCGGGGCGCGACACGCGACGGCATGGCGCGCATGTCGGCATCCAACGGGACAACGGCTTCGCGCGGCGGACGTGCACAAGACAGAGAGAGCTTCGCGAGACGTCTCCATCGGCACGCACGCACATTCGGCTAGCGCCATCGGTCCTTCCCAAGCGGAAAATGACGAGGCGGTGGCGTGCGCGCCGTGCTCTGCCGCCATGGTGATGGCGCGGACGGAACGGCGGCATGCAGAAACCCGCGCAAACAGCCAAAACTGTTGGCAAAGGACGGCCCAGAGACGCTGCCGCGGCGACGCCGGCTACAGGACGCATTCTCCTCGAAACCTCGCACAGATCAGTTAAGAAATCGATCGCCATTGCTGAACCTGAGCCAGAATGAACTGTGGAACCCCATTTCCAAGGCTGGGGAAGAACGGGATTGGATCAGCAGCTAACACATTCTATGCACAACTTTATTATGTATAATCACGGGCGAGGCCCGAAGGAAGGGGCCGGGACGACTCGGGGTTACAGGATCACCAACCAACGAGATCCATGGATCATCACAACAGTCACGGAAAGAAGACGACCTAGCCGCGCGCCGGCCGGCGATCTCACCTCACCTCACGCCCTCCCGGCGGTCGCCTCGGGCGCTGGCGCCGGCGGAAGCGCGCGACTTGCGGTGGCGCAGCGCCTTGATCGGGCCGGGCAGGAACCGCCCCCACCCGCCCGTTTTGGGCGCCAGCTTCTCCGCAGAGGCGGAGCTCGACCGCTCCAACTCCAATGCCGCCGCGTCCTCGGCGGCGTGGCGCTCCTCCTCGCTCTCCAGCTCCATGCCCTTGCCGGCCGCGGGCTTCCGGAACGAGGCCCAGCCCCAGACCCTGGACCGGCGCCTCTCGTCGGCGCTGCCGCCGCCGGCCACGGACCGCGAGCGCCCGATCCGGCGCTCCCGCTCGATGAGGCTGCAGACGCGGCCGACGGAggcggaggaggccgaggaggacggggaggagggggaggcgcaggCGCAGGGGCGCGTCCGCGCGCAGTCGGGGCAGAGGCGGAGGAGGCGGTCGCAGAGGCAGTGCGGGCACACGCCGCCGCAGGGCACGGGCGGGTGCTTCCGGCAGCGCCAGTCGTCGCCGGCCATGCCCATGTGTGCGCCGTCCCTCCGTCCGTTCGGTTGCGAACCTGCGATGGATCCCGCTGGCGCTCGCGGTTTCGGAGGGAGAGGCGGGGAGCGAGTTGCGGCGTTCGTTGGTTGGCTTGGCTCTAGGGACGCGGGGAAGCAGAGGGTCCGTCTCTCATATAAGCGGGGCCAGGGCCGGCCCACGGACTTTCTCCGGTGAACGGCGTTTTGGTGCGGTTCTTGGAGATCCAAGGGGCACCGCACCGGTTTTTGGCGTGTTTTCCATCTTGCCAACAACCATTGCAGGgcccttcaaaaaaaaaaaaaaccattGCAGGGGGGTATGATGATGCGCTGGATGCTACATGTGGCACGACAGAGTGAGGTCGGACATCTTGAGCTTAGATTGTCGCGGTATGTAAAATGGTGATGTGATGTATGGTTTCACGTCTTCACTCTTTCGGTCAGTCACCCGAGAGAGGGGCGCACCTGTAAATTGATCTCGATTCAAAAGAAATTGAGTTGGCTTATGCGGGAAACCGTATTGGAAATCATGATCCAGTTTACGTGGAAGGTTGGATTAAAATTTTAATGACCTTGAGGGGAAATACATCTCATCGAAGCAAGAAACACATAAAACGCAAAATATAAAGCACATGGTTACCACACAACACATAGATCAACCACCAAGGTAGATATATCAGTGGTTGGATGATGCAACACCAGTTATGTGATAAGCAAATAGAAGACAACCCTTACAGATGATCGATGTTGCCAAGGCAAACGCAATGCCCGGAGACGACATGGGGAAACTCAGAAGATTACAAGATGGAGCTCCAACGGCAGCTACGAGAAAACCGCCAACACGGAAAATCAAATCATGCCATCAACAAGTAGCTCACCAAAATTATCCTTGAGCCAACCAACACTCACCAAAACGGTGGCCTTGGCCGTGCCGTGTTTTTGGTGCGGTTGTCAACCATAAGGGAAGATGATGATGTGTTGGATGCTTCACGTGACACAACAGAGTGAGGTCATACATCTTGAGGTCAGATTGTCATCGTACATACGATGGCAATTAGATATATGGTTTCACATCTTCATCGTGCATGTAATGCATGGTTGCACAAAAATGGAGCCTTGGCTTAACAATGTTGAAGAAATTTAGTTATGTTTAACACGTAACGCATGACTAGGAAATGCACGTCTCAAACATGTCATCTTGGGTTATCGGACCTTGACTTCATAGAACGACCCAAAACTAACTAAGGACTCATTAGGTAGGGCGGTATTGTGAAGGGTAATACTGACTAATCCTGAATATCCCGGAAAGTCCAAATGGATTGTTTGGCAGACCAACATTGGAGTGGTTGAACCCTGATAATCCCCACAAAAACCAGGTAAACATATGTGGTCCAATCCACTATCCCGACCTAGCATTTTTTTCGGGGTTGCGGGGACTGGGTGAAGGAATAAATTTCATCCAACCCCTTTGGGGATAAATATCCACTTATCCCCTCTTAAAGCATCTCTAGCAGATGCCCTCAACTTAATCCCTCAAACCTTCTCCCTATCTCAAAAAGTCCAAAAAGTTGAGGGGTGAAACTGTTCTTTGGCTAGCAGATCCCTTAAACTTAATCCCCTAAAGAAAATCAAACACACATTTTCGTTCACAAACTCATTTCAAACATTAATTCAAACTACTTAATTGCATAATTAGACAAAGCTTCCGCATTAGCACCGTACATAACATAATTAAATAGCTCATGCCTATTAAATTTTCATCGTACATATCATAATTTTGAACAGTCCAACCATCGATATTAAACATATGAAACTACATCAATATAGCTAGTCATTGCGCACACGAAAGAGGTCGATGTCGTCATTCGAGCCCGAGTCGGCTGAGGTGAACAGGGTGATCACCCACAGAGCGTGTGAGGGGGCGGCCTCGTTGTCATAGGCGGTGGATTGGCAcgtcacctcgtcctcctcctgctcGGACTCtgacttggtgaggaccttggcgaGCTCATCCCACAATTGATCTCCTTCGACTTCATGGTGGCCACGCTCGTGCTCGACCTTGCGCTCGTCGACCACTGACCCCCAAAAAACTTGGTTCACTCTAGGAGGTTCGGATCCTCTGCGATGAGCTTCACTATCGCCTCCTTTTCCAACCTCTCGGCATCCAGTTGCTCGTGCGCCTTCCGACTCTCGATCTCCTCACCACGGGAGACAATCTGAGCGACAGGAGGGCCAAGTGCGGGCGCGCCCGCGACGTTGGTCGAAAAATTGAGTGTGGCCTGCCTCCCAAAAAACGAATGGCAGTGGCATGGCACGCCCGCGTCGCCtccttcgtggtgtcaaacataccTAACCAATGGCGGCCAAGGTCGCGATGGAGGATTTTTGTCATGAATTCGTCCCATGGCTCTGTCAGACGGCGCGGTACTTCAAGAATGGCACCATTGGAGCTACGAAGCTCGTGGAGTCGACTGCTCGAGAGGACGACGGTGGTGCCGTAGTCAAGGAAGGTTGCGTTGGGGGCGGTGGCCCAGGCTCCAGGAGGCGGTGTGGGGCGATTGGTCTTAGGGGTGCATGGATCTGTAGGCGTCGGTGCAGGGATGCGGGAGCCGACGACAATTGATCGGCTGTGACCTCTACCTTTAGGATATCAGTAGCGGCGGGCCGAATCGGGCTTCGGAGATGGACAAATTAGGGTGGTAGCGGGGGAAATGGAAGTGGCGCTGGGTCGGCTAGGGTTTCGGGTTGGCCGCAAGGGTTTTATAATAGGTGGGAGGTGAGCAGCCTCCCTAATATTACTGAGAATTGCGTTGGCTAAATTTTGTGTAGAGCAAGGGGGATTTTAAGGAATAAAAGTCAACTTTTTAAGGCAGCTGCTAGCTAGGGTTTAATTCGTCAAAGCAAAAATGTTTTTTCTCACATTTGACTTTTAACGGACGACATTGGCAACAGTGTCCAAACATGGCATGAGAGGGAGCCTTTGACAGACAAAGTCGCCTATATGAGAACGACCTAGAGAAAaaactcaatcacatcattctgaaaaataaattcaaagttgtaaatacatttttttcgaGCAAAAGAGAGGGGAGTGTCATTTTGGCTCTGGCGGATGAACTGTAAATTTGAAACagatagtaaataaaatttaaaaaaatctgaatttttgtgTAGATGTTCATGATAGAACAAACGTGCTTGACAATTTTCATGCGAAACGGATTAGCAGAGTGCTTCATCTGTGAAAAACAAAATTAGGTGTACGAATTGAAGGTAACATTTGACGTTTGATATGTTTTTTTCTGCACAGATCAAAAGGCTTAAGCGTTCTTCCTAAAAATTTGCAGGTAGCATTTGAGTGTGACAATGAACataggtattttttttcttttttttggaaatggaggtatacccccggcctctgcatcatgatgatgcatgcggcCCTTTTATTAAAAATCCAGAAAGTATCATCATAAAGGTCTTACAGCTAGCAAACGGAGCAAAACATAGCATAAAAACTGAAAAATACAAGTGGACAAAGACAACCGATACGGTGATAATAAGTACAAGCTctctagactcctatcctgttatgcgaaCGCCATCCGAATCGGTTGAATATAACCCGAGTcaccatctcccattggttgcacccagtaaccaaaggctccctggagtccataggagtgagtaaggaccacgtacggatccaagctgtagctctgaaaataacctgcaaaaaagttaagttgtgttgtctgttaaaaatcatatcatttctgcagttccatattgCCCATAGTaacgcacatattccaatccgaatacgagtTGCCGTGATTTgttcaaccccagctaaccacgtcccaaacaaagACACAATATCTACTGGAGGACTGATAttaaaagctatatgaatcgttctccaaagtaaCTTGGCCAGTGGGCATTCAATGAATAAATGTTGTATTGTCTCATCCtgagcacaaaaacaacaccgcgaGTTACCTACACATCGTCTCTTAAGTAAGCTGTCCTTTGTGAGTattacttgcttgtggacaaaccacataaaaattTTAATCCACAAAGTATTGggaaacgtggtaatttcaaaaaaattcctacgcatatgcaagatcatggtgatgcatagcaacgagaggggagagtgttgtccatgtaccctcgtagactgaaagcggaagcgttagcacaacgcggttgatgtagtcgtacgtcttcacgatccgaccgatcaagtaccaaacgtacgacacctccgagttcagcacacgttcagcccgatgacgtccctcgaactccgatccagccgagtgttgagggagagtttcgtcagcacgacggcgtggtgacgatgttgatgttctaccgatgcagggcttcgcctaagcaccgctacaataatatcgaggtgaactatggtggaggggggcaccgcacacggctaaaagatcaaacaatcaattgttgtatctctggggtgccccctacccccatatataaagcaccaagggggggtgcggccggccagggagtaggtgcgccaggaggagtcctactccgactccacccctttcctagttggattaggacttgtgagggggaaagagtggaggagaagaaggaagggggggggggcgccgcccccctctccttgtcctatttggactgggggggaggggcgcgcggcccagtcctagccgcctctcctctcttccacctaggcccactaaggcccattaagtccccggggggttccggtaacctcccggtactctggtaaaatcccaatttcacccggaacacttctgatatccaaacataggcttccaatataacaatcttcatgtatcgaccatttcgatactcctcgtcatgtccgtgatcacatccgggactctgaacaaccttcggtacatcaaaacatataaactcataatataactgtcatcgaaacgttaagcatgcggaccctacgggttcgagaactatgtagacatgaccgagacacgtctccagtcaataaccaacagcggaacctggatgctcatattggctcccacatattctatgaagatctttatcggtcaaaccgcataacaacatacattgttccctttgtcatcggtatgttacttgcccgatattcgatcgtcggtatctcaatacctagtttcaatctcgttaccgacaagtctctttacacgttctgtaatacatcatcccgcaactaactcattagttacaatgcttgcaaggcttaagtgatgtgcattaccgagagggcccagag
This window harbors:
- the LOC119351951 gene encoding uncharacterized protein LOC119351951 — its product is MGMAGDDWRCRKHPPVPCGGVCPHCLCDRLLRLCPDCARTRPCACASPSSPSSSASSASVGRVCSLIERERRIGRSRSVAGGGSADERRRSRVWGWASFRKPAAGKGMELESEEERHAAEDAAALELERSSSASAEKLAPKTGGWGRFLPGPIKALRHRKSRASAGASARGDRREGVR